A genomic segment from Brevundimonas mediterranea encodes:
- the dusB gene encoding tRNA dihydrouridine synthase DusB, which translates to MAKTLQIGDVTVPGQVLMAPMTGVTDLPFRVLASRLGAAYVATEMVAAKELARERPDVVRRAAVGAGLPLTVIQLVGRDPGQMAEGARMAEKAGADIVDLNFGCPAKEVTGSAAGSALMRTPDLACRIMEAAVQATSRPVTVKMRLGWDDDSRNAAELAKRAEEIGVRAVTVHGRTRKQFYTGVADWAAVGEVKAAVGIPVIVNGDITTAEAARQALAQSGADGLMLGRGVYGRPWLAAHLERALIDGVSLDEPGPEARLGIVVEHLRASVEFYGLPLGLRMFRKHLGWYIEQAPWPADPQHRREAKAIICRLDEPLAVEAAMADLWREILPKMNKSDVEDEPQLVDTAVA; encoded by the coding sequence ATGGCCAAGACTTTACAGATCGGCGACGTGACCGTGCCCGGCCAGGTGCTGATGGCGCCCATGACGGGCGTGACCGACCTGCCGTTCCGCGTGCTCGCCTCGCGGCTGGGCGCGGCCTATGTGGCGACCGAGATGGTGGCGGCCAAGGAGCTGGCGCGCGAACGCCCCGACGTGGTGCGACGCGCGGCGGTGGGCGCCGGCCTGCCGCTGACGGTGATCCAGTTGGTCGGGCGCGATCCGGGCCAGATGGCCGAGGGCGCGCGGATGGCGGAAAAGGCGGGCGCGGACATCGTCGATCTGAACTTCGGCTGTCCGGCCAAGGAGGTCACAGGCTCCGCCGCCGGCTCGGCCCTGATGCGGACCCCGGATTTGGCCTGTCGCATCATGGAGGCGGCGGTCCAGGCGACCAGCCGGCCGGTGACGGTGAAGATGCGGCTGGGCTGGGACGACGACAGCCGCAACGCGGCCGAACTGGCGAAGCGGGCTGAAGAGATCGGGGTCAGGGCGGTGACGGTCCACGGCCGCACGCGCAAGCAGTTCTATACCGGCGTGGCCGACTGGGCGGCGGTGGGCGAGGTCAAGGCGGCGGTCGGCATACCGGTCATCGTCAACGGCGACATCACCACGGCGGAAGCGGCCCGCCAGGCCCTGGCCCAATCGGGCGCCGACGGCCTGATGCTGGGGCGGGGCGTCTATGGACGGCCATGGCTGGCGGCCCACCTGGAGCGGGCGCTGATCGACGGGGTTTCGCTGGATGAGCCGGGGCCAGAGGCGCGACTTGGGATTGTCGTCGAGCATTTGCGGGCATCGGTGGAATTCTACGGACTCCCGCTGGGGCTGCGTATGTTCCGCAAACACCTGGGCTGGTACATTGAGCAGGCGCCCTGGCCGGCTGATCCGCAACACCGCCGCGAGGCAAAGGCAATAATTTGCCGTCTGGATGAGCCTCTGGCCGTCGAGGCGGCGATGGCGGATCTTTGGCGCGAAATTTTGCCGAAGATGAACAAGTCGGATGTTGAAGATGAGCCACAGTTAGTGGACACTGCTGTGGCATGA
- a CDS encoding bifunctional 2-C-methyl-D-erythritol 4-phosphate cytidylyltransferase/2-C-methyl-D-erythritol 2,4-cyclodiphosphate synthase translates to MSFSGIIVAAGSGSRAGGDKQWRALGGKPVLRWSAEALLNAGADELVVVVAAGAEDRAAETLAGLSNWRTVAGGAVRAESVSAGLAALTSGPDGPVLIHDAARPLLDRAVIDRLIAALDHADGALPALPVADSLRRGADGLMAGVVERDGLWRAQTPQAFRRDTIEAAYAAWTGTEAPTDEAAVVQRHGGRVALVEGDPRLMKLTYPEDFAMAEALLSQQTRYQTRIGSGYDVHRWGPGGSVWLCGIEVPHDQTLIGHSDADAGLHALTDALLGAIAEGDIGDHFPPTDPKWKGASSDLFLLHAAQLVAARGGRIVNVDVTLICERPKVKPHRQAMRERIAGLLALPLDAVSVKATTTEGLGFTGRGEGLAAQAVATVETPVSA, encoded by the coding sequence ATGAGTTTCTCGGGCATCATCGTCGCGGCCGGATCCGGTTCGCGCGCCGGCGGCGACAAACAGTGGCGCGCCCTGGGCGGCAAGCCCGTGCTGCGCTGGTCGGCTGAGGCGCTGCTGAACGCCGGCGCCGACGAGCTGGTGGTCGTGGTGGCTGCCGGCGCCGAAGACCGCGCGGCCGAAACCCTTGCCGGCCTGTCGAACTGGCGGACCGTGGCGGGCGGCGCCGTCCGAGCCGAGTCGGTCAGCGCGGGTCTTGCGGCCCTCACCAGCGGCCCCGACGGGCCGGTGTTGATCCATGACGCCGCCCGCCCTCTGCTGGACCGCGCCGTCATCGACCGGCTGATCGCGGCCCTGGACCATGCCGACGGCGCCCTGCCCGCCCTGCCCGTGGCCGACAGCCTGCGGCGCGGCGCAGACGGTCTGATGGCGGGCGTGGTCGAACGCGACGGCCTGTGGCGGGCCCAGACGCCTCAGGCCTTCCGGCGCGATACGATAGAGGCCGCTTACGCCGCCTGGACCGGAACCGAGGCACCGACCGACGAAGCCGCGGTCGTCCAACGCCACGGCGGCCGCGTCGCCCTGGTCGAGGGCGATCCCCGCCTGATGAAACTGACCTATCCCGAGGATTTCGCCATGGCCGAGGCCCTGTTGTCGCAACAGACCCGCTACCAGACCCGGATCGGCTCCGGCTATGACGTCCACCGCTGGGGTCCGGGCGGTTCGGTCTGGCTCTGCGGGATCGAGGTGCCGCATGACCAGACACTGATCGGCCATTCCGACGCGGACGCCGGTCTGCACGCCCTGACCGACGCGCTTCTCGGCGCCATCGCCGAGGGCGACATCGGCGATCACTTCCCGCCGACCGATCCGAAGTGGAAGGGCGCGTCTTCCGACCTCTTCCTGCTGCACGCCGCCCAGCTTGTCGCCGCGCGCGGCGGTCGGATCGTCAATGTTGACGTCACCCTGATCTGCGAACGCCCCAAGGTGAAGCCGCACCGCCAGGCCATGCGCGAACGGATCGCCGGCCTTTTGGCGCTCCCGCTGGACGCCGTCAGCGTCAAGGCCACCACGACCGAGGGTCTGGGCTTCACCGGCCGGGGGGAAGGCCTGGCCGCCCAGGCGGTTGCGACGGTCGAGACGCCCGTTTCCGCCTGA
- a CDS encoding spermidine synthase, translated as MTNVAEAPVLPLDRPARATAILFAVAVAVFTSACLVFVVQPMATKLILPTLGGSPSVWNAAMVFFQTALLAGYGYAHLLQRIGSMQRQVAVHLGLLLIAALFLPLRISGLLGDPDPSAPTLWMLATLTLSLGAPFAVLSATAPLLQAWYARASAGRAGRSDPYVLYAASNLGSFLALLAYPVLIEPLVSLSAQRWGWSLGYGLFVLMVVGLGLVVWRRRETVAAEPAPLAAGPRIAWREKGLLILLAAAPSSLMLGVTAHLSTDVASAPFLWVIPLALYLLTFVIAFQARPIIPLHLTLAIQAGTLAACAALAAFRTTEWLFVFGVNLTAFFFTALMCHQRMAERRPAPGRLTEFYLLLSLGGVLGGVFNALIAPVVFDMVWEYPLILVAVGLLRPWGRREMRSWEIICCVVGVLIAVAGPLGLALVRYAPDIRAVLPDHELVRIAQAVLGVAALFAFLLRDRAMMFTVVIGAMVWSGYHVARGYDWVLTERSFFGVMRVASTPIEGLDGPVHVLMHGTTLHGAQAQAARYRCMPTLYYATSTPLGQAALMTQAGRPDGAVIGVVGQGSGAMAAYKRVQDRMSFFEIDPMVDRLSRDPRWFSFINGCAEGPVRTVLGDARLTMGREAPSSYDLLIIDAFSSDAVPTHLLTVEAIAGYLRLLKPEGVVVLHLSNRNLEITLPAEAAAAALKAPALHQIYIERRDAASMSESSTEALIVGKSEAALAPYRQDPRWRTLEATGVRPWTDDYVNLFGALVRQMQYAVR; from the coding sequence ATGACCAATGTCGCCGAGGCTCCTGTTCTCCCCCTCGACCGGCCCGCCCGCGCGACCGCGATCCTGTTCGCCGTCGCCGTCGCCGTCTTCACCTCTGCCTGTCTGGTCTTCGTGGTGCAGCCGATGGCGACCAAGCTGATCCTGCCGACCCTGGGGGGATCGCCGTCGGTGTGGAATGCGGCCATGGTCTTTTTTCAGACGGCGCTGCTGGCCGGCTATGGCTACGCCCATCTGCTGCAACGAATCGGATCGATGCAGCGACAGGTGGCGGTCCATCTGGGTCTGCTGCTGATCGCGGCCTTGTTCCTGCCGCTGCGGATCAGCGGCCTGCTGGGCGATCCTGATCCCTCGGCGCCGACCCTGTGGATGCTGGCGACCCTGACCCTGTCGCTCGGGGCGCCGTTCGCCGTGCTGTCGGCGACCGCCCCGCTGTTGCAGGCCTGGTATGCGCGGGCCAGCGCCGGGCGGGCGGGGCGCAGCGATCCCTATGTGCTCTACGCCGCCTCGAACCTGGGCAGTTTTCTGGCCCTGCTGGCCTATCCGGTCCTGATCGAGCCCCTGGTCAGCCTGTCGGCGCAGCGGTGGGGGTGGAGTCTCGGCTACGGTCTGTTCGTGCTGATGGTTGTGGGGCTGGGCCTTGTCGTCTGGCGTCGGCGGGAGACTGTTGCGGCCGAGCCCGCCCCGCTGGCGGCCGGACCGCGCATCGCCTGGCGCGAGAAGGGGCTGCTGATCCTGCTGGCGGCGGCGCCGTCCAGCCTGATGCTGGGAGTGACGGCGCACCTGTCGACCGACGTGGCCTCTGCGCCCTTCCTGTGGGTCATTCCGCTGGCGCTCTATCTGCTGACCTTCGTCATCGCCTTCCAGGCGCGGCCGATCATCCCGTTGCATCTGACCCTGGCGATCCAGGCGGGGACCCTGGCGGCCTGCGCCGCCCTGGCGGCGTTCCGGACGACGGAGTGGCTGTTCGTCTTCGGGGTCAATCTTACGGCCTTCTTCTTCACGGCCCTGATGTGCCACCAACGGATGGCTGAGCGTCGTCCCGCGCCGGGCCGGCTGACGGAATTCTATCTGCTGCTGTCGCTGGGGGGCGTGCTGGGCGGGGTGTTCAACGCCCTGATCGCGCCCGTCGTGTTCGACATGGTGTGGGAATATCCACTGATCCTGGTGGCCGTAGGCCTGTTGCGGCCCTGGGGGCGGCGCGAGATGCGATCGTGGGAGATCATCTGTTGCGTCGTCGGCGTGCTGATCGCCGTGGCGGGGCCGCTGGGCCTGGCCCTGGTCCGTTATGCGCCTGACATCCGCGCTGTCCTGCCGGACCATGAGCTGGTGCGGATCGCCCAGGCGGTGCTGGGCGTGGCGGCCCTGTTCGCCTTCCTTTTGAGGGATCGGGCGATGATGTTCACCGTGGTCATCGGGGCCATGGTCTGGTCCGGCTATCATGTGGCGCGCGGTTATGACTGGGTGCTGACCGAGCGGAGCTTCTTCGGGGTGATGCGGGTGGCCAGCACGCCGATCGAAGGCCTCGATGGACCGGTCCATGTGCTGATGCACGGCACCACCCTGCACGGCGCCCAGGCGCAGGCGGCGCGGTATCGCTGCATGCCGACCCTCTATTACGCCACCTCCACCCCACTGGGTCAGGCGGCCCTGATGACCCAAGCCGGACGGCCGGATGGGGCCGTCATCGGCGTGGTGGGGCAGGGATCCGGGGCCATGGCCGCCTACAAGCGGGTCCAGGACCGAATGAGCTTCTTCGAGATCGATCCGATGGTGGACCGCCTGTCGCGCGACCCGCGCTGGTTCAGTTTCATCAACGGCTGCGCCGAGGGACCGGTCCGGACGGTTCTGGGGGATGCGCGGCTGACGATGGGACGGGAAGCGCCGAGCAGTTATGACCTGCTGATCATCGACGCCTTTTCGTCGGATGCGGTGCCGACCCATTTGCTGACGGTCGAGGCCATCGCCGGCTACCTGCGCCTGCTGAAGCCCGAGGGGGTGGTGGTGTTGCACCTGTCGAACCGGAACCTGGAGATCACCCTGCCGGCCGAGGCGGCGGCGGCGGCCCTGAAGGCGCCGGCCCTGCATCAGATCTATATCGAACGGCGGGACGCCGCCTCCATGTCTGAATCCTCGACCGAGGCGCTGATCGTCGGCAAGAGCGAGGCGGCCCTGGCGCCCTATCGCCAGGATCCGCGCTGGCGCACTCTGGAGGCGACCGGGGTGCGGCCGTGGACCGACGACTATGTCAATCTGTTCGGAGCCCTGGTCCGCCAGATGCAGTACGCGGTCCGGTAG
- a CDS encoding CinA family protein, translating into MALVRAGLAAYEKIMFPEDIQRLAQQIVATASTRGLMLATAESCTGGLVAAALTAVPGTSAALDRGFVTYSNDAKQQMLGVPEATLIAHGAVSEPTARAMAQGAVAHSRAAVSVAVTGIAGPGGGSDDKPVGLVHFAAQGPGGLIHRQERFGDIGRDAIRLASVRIALSLLADRLAS; encoded by the coding sequence ATGGCTCTGGTTAGAGCGGGACTCGCGGCCTATGAAAAGATCATGTTCCCCGAAGACATTCAGCGCCTGGCGCAACAGATCGTCGCAACCGCATCCACGCGGGGGCTGATGCTGGCCACAGCCGAAAGCTGCACCGGCGGTCTGGTCGCCGCCGCCCTGACCGCCGTTCCCGGCACGTCCGCCGCCCTGGACCGGGGCTTCGTCACCTACAGCAACGACGCCAAACAGCAGATGCTGGGCGTGCCCGAGGCCACGCTGATCGCCCACGGCGCCGTGTCCGAACCGACCGCGCGGGCCATGGCCCAGGGCGCCGTCGCCCATTCGCGCGCCGCCGTCAGCGTGGCCGTCACCGGGATCGCCGGCCCCGGCGGCGGCTCGGACGACAAGCCGGTCGGACTGGTCCATTTCGCCGCTCAGGGACCCGGCGGCCTGATCCATCGCCAGGAACGATTCGGCGACATCGGCCGCGACGCGATCCGTCTGGCCAGCGTCCGGATCGCCCTGTCCCTGCTGGCCGACCGCCTGGCGTCGTGA
- a CDS encoding sulfurtransferase TusA family protein has protein sequence MTDLQEVEASVVDARGHVCPTPSLRLMKAMEGAAPGRRFILLATDPMARIDVPFLMTQKNGRVIAADEVDGVIRLTVEAG, from the coding sequence GTGACCGACCTCCAAGAGGTTGAAGCCTCCGTCGTCGATGCGCGCGGCCACGTCTGCCCGACGCCCAGCCTTCGATTGATGAAGGCGATGGAGGGCGCTGCGCCGGGGCGTCGCTTCATCCTGCTGGCCACCGACCCGATGGCGCGGATCGACGTGCCCTTTCTGATGACCCAGAAGAACGGCCGCGTGATCGCCGCGGACGAGGTGGACGGCGTGATTCGCCTTACGGTCGAGGCGGGTTAG
- a CDS encoding YihY/virulence factor BrkB family protein: MLYTGGVSFFALLAVFPAIAILIGFYKLGLSINEVSAQAAALSDLLPRAAQTIFRDEIARLSNASARTISTQSAFALFVGAYAAHRGFKALLAGLNLIHDETEPHGFFKFNLLAFFVAVFAFALFTVVSGAVVTARILAHTASPMTDQFDGGLLPLDAFLPALGLAVGLTLLYRYAMSHRSPVAWLPAITGGLVATLMSVISSWLCAIYVEQIAPLGATYGSVGAVVVLLIWLSWNVNAIFYGGAFATEMEIAAKADAAAKAQTPTVPADVVDLSERRASRRSRS, translated from the coding sequence ATGCTCTACACCGGCGGCGTGTCATTCTTCGCCCTTCTGGCCGTGTTTCCCGCCATCGCCATTCTGATCGGTTTCTACAAGCTGGGTCTGTCGATCAATGAGGTCAGCGCTCAGGCCGCCGCCCTTTCGGACCTGTTGCCTCGGGCGGCCCAGACGATATTCCGCGATGAGATCGCCCGGTTGAGCAATGCTTCTGCGCGGACGATCTCGACCCAGAGCGCCTTTGCATTGTTCGTCGGCGCCTATGCTGCCCATCGTGGATTCAAGGCCTTGCTGGCGGGCCTTAATCTCATTCATGATGAAACCGAGCCGCACGGCTTCTTCAAGTTCAACCTTCTGGCCTTCTTCGTCGCCGTCTTCGCCTTCGCGCTTTTCACGGTCGTGTCAGGCGCTGTGGTGACGGCCCGAATCCTGGCCCATACGGCGTCGCCGATGACGGACCAGTTCGATGGCGGTTTGCTGCCGCTGGACGCCTTCCTGCCGGCGCTTGGCCTCGCGGTCGGCCTGACCCTTTTGTACCGCTACGCCATGAGCCACAGGTCGCCCGTCGCCTGGCTGCCGGCGATCACCGGCGGGCTGGTGGCCACCCTGATGTCGGTGATCTCGTCCTGGCTTTGCGCCATCTATGTGGAGCAGATCGCGCCCCTGGGAGCGACCTACGGGTCTGTGGGCGCGGTGGTGGTGCTGCTGATCTGGCTGTCGTGGAACGTCAACGCCATCTTCTACGGCGGCGCCTTCGCCACCGAGATGGAGATTGCGGCCAAGGCCGATGCAGCCGCCAAGGCTCAAACCCCGACGGTTCCCGCCGATGTGGTCGATCTGTCGGAGCGGCGGGCCAGTCGCCGGTCGCGCTCCTAA
- a CDS encoding diguanylate cyclase domain-containing protein: protein MAFDARVLILAAQDGRLGPLVAGLDALGWTTVTARDLTSAEAVLQDFPLDAAVVDFDSLTDDVVARLRSAAEPRSLPIMVVGAPRGSVMDADLAVTLPPHPAQAALRLEQMTRAAIAEEEFHLRRATFAARGIDLEAGGGERAPLRVLAAGVAERRFLALSNALTASGVEVVAAPTPYTAFDYLHESPFDAAVLWGAKDHAPALSIASGMKRNTRLYHIPLMLYLRDGSEIGLDELFNRGFADVATADTPEDETAERLLALAGSHRRHLTIRKALDSVRALAEMDASTGLFTPELFAAHLARVADASRARRRPLSVCVLRVKENEAVAGARQGGWLDRAMPQIGAMVSRLVRVEDTPARLAKEVFALALPATRGEAARLAAERIAAVIGCTAFDAGPDRSPFVAEFDVGAAEMQPNESAAALLERASADLFDKTR from the coding sequence TTGGCTTTCGATGCGCGTGTATTGATCCTGGCGGCCCAGGACGGTCGGCTCGGGCCGCTGGTGGCTGGGCTGGACGCCCTCGGCTGGACCACCGTCACCGCTCGCGACCTGACGTCGGCCGAGGCTGTCTTGCAGGACTTCCCGCTGGACGCCGCCGTGGTCGATTTCGATTCGCTCACCGACGACGTCGTGGCGCGGCTGCGGTCTGCGGCCGAGCCGCGCAGTCTGCCGATCATGGTTGTCGGCGCGCCGCGCGGTTCCGTCATGGACGCGGATCTGGCCGTGACGCTGCCGCCCCACCCCGCCCAGGCGGCGCTGAGGCTGGAGCAGATGACCCGCGCCGCGATAGCCGAAGAAGAATTCCATCTGCGCCGCGCCACCTTCGCCGCTCGCGGCATTGATCTGGAGGCCGGCGGCGGCGAACGGGCGCCGCTGCGCGTCCTGGCCGCCGGCGTGGCCGAGCGCCGGTTTCTGGCCCTGTCCAACGCCCTCACCGCCTCCGGCGTCGAGGTCGTCGCTGCGCCCACCCCCTACACCGCTTTCGACTATCTGCACGAAAGCCCGTTCGACGCCGCCGTCCTGTGGGGCGCCAAGGACCATGCGCCCGCCCTGTCGATCGCCTCGGGCATGAAGCGCAACACCCGCCTCTACCACATTCCCCTGATGCTCTATCTCCGGGACGGCAGCGAGATCGGTCTCGACGAACTGTTCAATCGGGGCTTCGCCGACGTCGCCACCGCCGACACGCCCGAGGATGAGACGGCCGAGCGGCTTCTGGCCCTGGCGGGGTCTCACCGACGTCATCTGACCATTCGCAAGGCTCTGGATTCGGTCCGGGCGCTGGCGGAAATGGACGCCTCGACCGGCCTGTTCACGCCTGAATTGTTCGCCGCCCATCTGGCGCGCGTCGCCGACGCCTCACGCGCCCGTCGCCGCCCCCTGTCGGTCTGCGTGCTGCGCGTAAAGGAGAACGAGGCCGTGGCCGGGGCGCGGCAGGGCGGCTGGCTGGATCGGGCCATGCCCCAGATCGGCGCCATGGTCTCGCGGCTGGTCCGGGTCGAGGACACGCCCGCCCGCCTGGCCAAGGAAGTCTTCGCCCTGGCCCTGCCGGCGACCCGGGGCGAGGCCGCACGCCTGGCGGCGGAGCGCATCGCCGCCGTCATCGGCTGCACCGCCTTCGACGCCGGTCCCGACCGCTCCCCCTTCGTCGCCGAATTCGACGTGGGCGCCGCCGAGATGCAGCCGAACGAAAGCGCCGCCGCCCTGCTGGAACGCGCCTCCGCCGACCTGTTCGACAAGACGCGCTGA